The genomic interval CCAGGCATTTTCTTCCCCTTGTATACACGGCCAGGTGTTGTTCCAGCACCAATAGACCCTAACGCTCTATGACTCTTGGAACCATGGGTCATTTGAcctcttttaaaattatggCGCTTAATCCCACCTGTGtgaaatttggggaaaaaaattaagatattaaATTCCATCACTAAGGTTTTTGAATTACCATTACAACAAGATCCAGATTTGCAACGGAATTTCAACATCTTTGAATAAAGGACagttatcaaaataatataactAGAACAAAACATACTAACCCAAATATATAAAGAGTTCAAGGGGAAAAAAATCATAActtcaaataaagaaaacaatagatataacaattaaaaaatttgcaaTTTGATCAACATGACATTGTAAGTTTAAGATATGAGCAGACATTCATGATGAAGCTATGATTCACACAAAACTAATTCACTTCAAAATGCATACAGGTATGTATTTTATCGTAAAGAGGGgatttatataatcatatcTGAAAGATCATACATTTGCTCATCCTCCAACATatcaaataaaactaaattaaacatAGCCAAAAAAACAAACACCACTACTTTTATTAGCAATTCTCCCTGAGAACAATAAGGCAAAACCACCAATTAGTTATCACCTTGCAAATGCAaccaaaaagaataaacaaaaaaaaaatctaaccTTGAAATCCTTTCCCAATAGTAGTCCCAGAGACGTCAACAAGATCACCTTCCTTAAAAATCTCTTCAACAGCCAACTTCTGACCAACCTCAAACTCCTCCACACTTTGCAACCTAAACTCTTGCAAATGCCTCATGGGAATAACACCACCTTTCTCCAAATGGCCCAACTCAGGCTTTGCCAACTTCTTATCTCTAACTCTCCTATACCCAACTTGAACAGCATCATAACCATCAGTAGCCGAGGTCTTAACTTGGGTCACTATATTTCCTTCCCTAAAACCGACTACAGTCACTGGAACGACTGTGCCATCAGTTTCAAAGTAACTCATCATGCCAAGCTTTGTGCCCATTACTCCAACGCCTGCTTCCATGCTCATTGAGACTATATGGAAAAAGGACCTTTTTTGGGTGGTTTTGAAGGCAAAAGAAAACTGGGTTGTTGTGGGttttgagagaaaagaagatttGAGGGAGATAGGAGGAGAATTTTGGCAGCAATGGCCTAAGGAAGGAAGGGATAAGGAAGCAATTGACATGGTTTTTTCTGGGTTTGGTTTGCAAGAAAggaaatttgagagaaaaaagatcagaagaaaaatggaagcTTTATGGCCTTATCCTTTGTGGGAAAACTAGGGAGAGGCAAGCGATCTAGTGTTGTTGGAAGCATGGGATGGTTTATGGGACCATTGGTTTTTGACGATTAGcaaatttatttcattatttctttCAGAGCTGAATCCATTTATCTtcaaacaataataaaatttaaatgatgaacgttttggtaatttaatttatttttttaattacccTATCTTAATCATTTCCTTCTTATCTTCATCCACTATAACTGATGATTTGGAAACTACTTTTTTGGTTTGCTTGAAGAAAATTATGAGTTAATTTCTTACATATCTTCTgctatttttttgtttaataaattgGAATAACTCAGTTTTGGCTTGTGAACAATTTTTGTAAGCTTCAAAAGGCAAATTAAATACTTGAATCAGCACCCTTTTTCATTATATTACAATCCTTTTTGGAATTGAAAAGAATGAATTGCAATTATCTTAAAATCTGGCAATGGCTCAACCTGAAAAACGTTTCTTACAAGGTAATGCAATGCCGTTGAGGAGAAAAGGTACTGCGCTTCAGAAGCAGATTTGTACTTCATCTCAAGAAGCAAAAGGAGTTTTTGAAATGTATTTATGACGTAGAAAGAGTTGGACTCCTCTTCAGTTTAATGCAGAATCTAGCTATCTTATTATACATTACAAACATGAAAAATACATAACATGAAGCTTGGTCTTTCCATACCCTCTGCTACTTTCTTTCCCCTAATGCacgagaaaagaaaaacagagatGTTTATAAGTTAGAGCAATCATTTTCTGGTAAGCCGATCATAATGTGCATTCACTCAGCCCAATGCTCCaactattatcttcttctaccGTTAACAATGACCATtcattgaaaacaaaatttgggGGAAAAAAATGATACTACGCATTGGCAAAATCTTCTATTGCATCTGTGTTGTTCCTCATGGTCAAACGAATTAAGTGACAATGGTATAAATGCTCCCCACCTTAAATGTCTCTGGGGTCTTTGATCTCCTGAACAAAGAATAAAACAAACAACACAACATCGAATGTCAACTAAGGGGAAAACAGAATCTTCGAGCAGTATCAGGATAATTTCAAGGTTTACCTCATTCTTAAGCACGACTCCATCAGGAAtttccaatttcactccaggGTCTGCAGCAATTCTAACTCTCCCCTACAGAACACAAACCATTAAAAGATGGAAACAAGTTAAACAGCAAAACTTATGACTCGCTGGCAGTGTTGAAACAGAAGCCAGACCCAATCCCAACCTTCTCCAAATATCCATGAATGCAGACATGCATACATGTGCGTGGTACTATATACACCTCCAGGCTATTGCCTTACATGCACCAGCAAGTAAAATTTAATGCACATAACAGAATATCTGTATTGGCtgttctctttgattttttttaaaaaaataaatacacaAACCTTGCAGAAAGTTAACCTTATTTAGCACAAAAAATAATTGCAATGAGTCAAATACTATACTTGAAATTCCTAAAGAATGAATAGAATCTCATTGTGTAGATGACATTTCTTGAACTTGAGGGGAAAAGGAAGTCATATGTAATGGATAACAAAGAAACCTGAGAGGTACTTCATAGAAATTTCCTTTGGACACGAGTTCCCTCTTGCTGTCTTGCATGTTTCAGCCATCAATTATTAAGACACTATCAAATTATAGAGCAATTCGAATATACTCACACCCAGCACTCATCTACAACTTTCAATATGGAAAAGATGAGAGCATCAACTTTAAACCTAATATAGaaggaaaaattaaatacttcAACAAAGAAGCAAGATACTGGTGCAGGAGATACCTTGAGAGTTATATCAGCGCCAAACCAAACATCACCAGTCACCTCCAAGCTATCCAGCCTAATAATGCTAGGAATGGTTTTAAAGCGACTTTGGAAATCGCTAACCTGAAGATAGAAACAGAaactaaataaacaaattaaagaaaCTAAATGCAACCACAATAAAGGTAATGACTTTGCAACCGAATAAATGTTCACCTTTTCAAATTCCGGTCCTAAATCAATGGAAGGGTTAGTAGGAGTAGTCCTAGCATCATTTCGAATTAAAACGCCTTCGGTAAATGAGTAAAGGTCCGACTGCAGAACACAGAATTTTGATGCTTAGAATCGTAAGTCAAGATAAAATAGCATTTTCTTTAGGTTGTAGCATGAAATTATATTAGATAAATAAGAATCACCTGGAAAAGAAGTAAGTCTGATGTGGAATTTAATGGAGGAAAACGAGATTGAGGAATCATAATGCCAATTGCTTTTTCAAATAACTGCCTCAATGACAAAGTAACAACAATAAGACCTTCATTATTTCTTGCTTGATGGACATGCACACCTGTTGAAGAAAAAGTAAGCAAAGAGTACCTTTAACATAGAAAGGTAGCCCAACTTCAGTGCATTAGTATCTACAAGCCTTTTAATGGCTCTCAAATCTACCCACCTGAGAAAATGGGAAGCACAATTTAGCATATTTGCCATTTTTATACAGCAAATTCACAGGGCATAGCAGTTCACTCACAAGTTTCTTGTATCAATGAATTTGAACTTTTTCACCGACTTGTTATGACCATGACAAAACAGAAAGGCAAATAATGAATCAGTTAGATTGAACAAACAATGTCTGAATGAAACCACACCATTTACCTATTATTTTATGCactttaacataaaattttggaaaaaaagtGCTTAGAAAAAAGGGATTTGCTTGCCTTTTTCTTATCTGGAAAAAGTATTATCAGCAACTTACATGTTTAGTAGGATTTGAAGTGAAGTCTTCAAGCTATATGACAATGAAAGCGACAAAGTTAAGGTTGTTTTGACAGATACATAGATATCAAACAAATTTATCAGACATTagtataatttaagatttcaCTTGCCTTAAACTTTCCTTGGAGTGAACTAGCCATAAAGTTCATCAAACCACCTGAGGTGGTTGGCATCACCTGAAAACAGTAAAGTCTTACAAACAAGTTTTCAGCCAAagtattataaaaaattgaaatcatcTTTGCATACCTCCATACAGTATTCAACACTGTTTTGGGCCAAATGGTTCAAGATTTCTAAAATATCACTCAAGGGACACAACTATCAGAATTGAAGGTCATTAAAAATCAGAAAATCAAATGAAAGAATCCATTCAAGGATACTTGGGTCCACAACAGCAGCCACGTTATCAGGGTTCACCACAAGGGCATACTCCTTACCCTGAAAAACAATGTGGAAATTATTAACAGTTTGTATCAGGATTCCTCCTCCCAACATACTTTTGCATTTCTTTCTCATAGATACCTCTTTATCTTATAGACATAGAGGAACAAAAAGGAATATATTCAAAATCACAAAACAATCTTACCTGGGAAAGTAATACATCAAGAGTTCCACTACTCATGAGGGAAAGGAATTGAGCACCATGATCAGAAGAATACCTTTGcgtataaaaaattaaaagaaccAATTAGGGAACTTTCAGCAGTAGGCAAGTGAAACCACAATGTAACCGTAGAGAgcaaaaaagccaaaaaaaaaaaataataataattctatTGGCTATTGGAGGAATGATCAGATGGCCACATAAAAGTTTGGATAAATTGATAAATCAAATGGGGAAAAGATACCCTAAGATGGTACAAGCAAAGACATCTATGCCTTTTCCAGTTCATCAATATGAAAGGTGGTAGGATGTTGACAGcaaaatatgaattttcaTGTTCATCTAAATGAAATGCACTCGGAtgctaaaatcaagaaaacatACATCTAGATCTAGAGTAGAAGAATCTAAGAGGGTAACTATTTCATGACATACAGTGAGAAAAAAGTGAAgttgaagaataaaatcatGGAGTAATAATATCTGTGGAGCTACCCTTACAAAACATACATCTAGCTCAAGAGTAGAAAAATCTAAAAGGGTAACTATTTCATGACAAACAATGAGAAAAAAAGTGAAGTTGAAGAATAAATTCATGATGTAATACCTGTGGAGCTACCCTCATttctaatcaaaattataattgatttcTAGAGCCTTACTATAAACTTTACCAAAACTTTGTGAAGCTGATAAATATACTTATCATCGTTTAGTCATCACCATACAatcttatattaaaaaaaaaaaagaacgaTGTGTGGGAGGAAGGATACAAAAATGGACATACCATTCATCCTCACCGCCCTCACTGAAAGATAACTCCTGTTGAATTTGGTCCCCCTACTTAAACcaattattttatcaaaaggaagtcaataaaatttaaggtTTATAGAATAATTCTAGAACCAATTCTACAAGCTAGGTTTTCAAACCTGTCTAAAAGAATGTATATCTATCTTTGAGCTGGAATATTTCTCCAAAACCTACAGATGACAACTCAGGTGAGTACCTTTGGTGAGACACACGGTTGAGAACATAATGAAGGAGTGGAAAATGTAAATCACCTTTAAGACATCATCGTGTGTTGTCCTTGAGTTTATCAGAAGCAGAGGAACATTGCATCCATACTTGGAATTTAGCGACTACAAAGAATTGAAAATGTTGAACTAGTCAGCTCCATTGAGCTAGAACACCAGTATATACAACAAAAGTACTACCAACCAACCTGAATTTGGTTAACAGTTAAGTCCAGAGATGTTGACCCATTTTTAACTTCAATCAAAGACCTGTGCAAAGGAATGGGAATTGCACAAATTCAACAAAATGTCCAAATGTTTCTGTAACAAGAATGCCTTGTACATTAAAGACCAAAAGTGAAGAAAGCACAACCttgtttcaaattaaaaatggagAATTCTTAAATTCTTCTAGAAGTATAAAGCTTCACTAAAAAGCTAAGTAGTAACAAATCCtatatttattcaaaataagTATATTCCACATGCAAATGCCCAGTATAATAACGAAAATTATTCATTCAAAACACTCGcagttcaaaattttgaaggcAGGGAGGCACATCATCAGTATAT from Theobroma cacao cultivar B97-61/B2 chromosome 5, Criollo_cocoa_genome_V2, whole genome shotgun sequence carries:
- the LOC18599737 gene encoding UTP--glucose-1-phosphate uridylyltransferase; translated protein: MTIHSVVIQKLLTTNSHISRQTVTHHFKQFTYGIRNKQAILDSDKTLICLRNALNFITCLSRDPSSSFLFINTNPLFQPIIDEMTLKVTTFNPERVSNLWKMRGFLTNSFSPKKFRSRNKKLVFGPTRLPDCVVVFDTERKSSILSEAERLGIPIVGLVDSSTPLEFYKKVTYPIPANDSVQFVYLVCNMITKCLMLEKKKKEGEKRIGRKATSREEVKQIEESTGESKVESANEVLVIPYDNLAPLSGDIADMKQLLDKLVVVKFNGALGKNMGFNGPKSLIEVKNGSTSLDLTVNQIQSLNSKYGCNVPLLLINSRTTHDDVLKVLEKYSSSKIDIHSFRQGDQIQQELSFSEGGEDEWYSSDHGAQFLSLMSSGTLDVLLSQGKEYALVVNPDNVAAVVDPKILNHLAQNSVEYCMEVMPTTSGGLMNFMASSLQGKFKLEDFTSNPTKHSVKKFKFIDTRNLWVDLRAIKRLVDTNALKLGYLSMLKLFEKAIGIMIPQSRFPPLNSTSDLLLFQSDLYSFTEGVLIRNDARTTPTNPSIDLGPEFEKVSDFQSRFKTIPSIIRLDSLEVTGDVWFGADITLKGRVRIAADPGVKLEIPDGVVLKNEEIKDPRDI
- the LOC18599736 gene encoding 50S ribosomal protein L3, chloroplastic, producing the protein MSIASLSLPSLGHCCQNSPPISLKSSFLSKPTTTQFSFAFKTTQKRSFFHIVSMSMEAGVGVMGTKLGMMSYFETDGTVVPVTVVGFREGNIVTQVKTSATDGYDAVQVGYRRVRDKKLAKPELGHLEKGGVIPMRHLQEFRLQSVEEFEVGQKLAVEEIFKEGDLVDVSGTTIGKGFQGGIKRHNFKRGQMTHGSKSHRALGSIGAGTTPGRVYKGKKMPGRMGGSKRKIRKLKIVKLDNELRVVMIKGAVPGKPGNLLRITPAKIVGKNIPKN